In Scatophagus argus isolate fScaArg1 chromosome 3, fScaArg1.pri, whole genome shotgun sequence, one genomic interval encodes:
- the LOC124057141 gene encoding kelch-like protein 10, which yields MRGEEEGAPTTSGSHRSELEKKMSDMSSAVLTELRRERKLCDVVIKVGDVEFDAHKIILCSCSLYFRTLFTGAWATSKKKIHAIPGVSPEIMQLLINYAYTNSVPVTEGNVVEMLEAADQFMIPGIVQICCFFLEDQLCPTNCIGIWRLVEFYHCPELRSKVFLYILHHFEEIARVSQELMELSVLQLIAIIEDDRLNVKREDTVFEVVLSWINHLLDQRQCHMPVLLPKVRLGLMTIAYLQNSVMNNALIRDCTQCHFILNDALTAFLNFRTYRHSRHVCNNPLARPRLPSAILLVTGGKDGIIASTSLEAYDPRADCWITVATERIWRSHHGAAVLNNSVYLVGGCSHDLYLNTVAKFDIATCTWHQVARMNCWRCYVSVTVHNGCIYAMGGYNGHVYHNTVERYKPDTDQWTMMAPMHARRCGASSTTLNDKVYICGGFNGQRSISTAESYNPNSNQWTMIAPMRFCRSGLGVAAYRGHIYAVGGMNNRTFPLASAEVYNPLTNIWSTVASMYSPRSYFGIEVVDNQLFVVGGYDGATTVSTVEYFDAEAGMWFITVDIKMSRSGLSCCVLHGLYSMAGSLFQRGTLSLSNMEGAA from the exons atgagaggagaagaagaaggagctcCCACCACTTCAGGTTCTCACAGAAGTGAACTGGAGAAGAAGATGAGTGACATGTCATCTGCGGTCTTAACTGAACTCCGGCGGGAGAGGAAGCTGTGTGATGTGGTGATCAAGGTGGGTGACGTTGAGTTCGATGCCCACAAGATCATCCTCTGTAGCTGCAGCTTGTACTTTCG CACCCTCTTCACTGGTGCCTGGGCGACCTCGAAGAAGAAAATCCACGCTATCCCTGGAGTGTCGCCCGAGATCATGCAGCTCCTCATCAATTATGCCTACACCAACTCTGTACCTGTGACAGAGGGTAACGTGGTGGAGATGTTGGAAGCTGCAGACCAATTCATGATCCCGGGAATTGTTCAgatctgctgcttcttcctggaGGACCAGCTGTGTCCGACCAACTGCATCGGTATCTGGAGGCTGGTCGAGTTCTACCACTGCCCTGAGCTGAGGTCCAAAGTCTTCCTCTACATCCTGCACCACTTTGAGGAGATAGCTCGTGTCTCACAGGAGCTCATGGAgctttctgtgctgcagctgattgCTATCATTGAAGATGATCGCCTCAATGTGAAACGAGAAGACACAGTGTTTGAGGTTGTCCTCAGCTGGATTAATCACCTGCTTGACCAAAGACAATGCCACATGCCTGTGCTGCTGCCTAAG GTGAGGTTGGGCTTGATGACCATTGCTTACCTCCAAAACAGCGTGATGAACAATGCCTTGATAAGGGACTGCACCCAATGCCACTTCATCCTCAACGATGCATTGACGGCATTTCTAAATTTTAGGACCTATAGACACTCAAGACATGTTTGCAATAACCCACTGGCCCGCCCACGCCTTCCTTCTGCCATTTTATTGGTCACCGGAGGCAAAGATGGCATCATTGCTTCGACCAGCCTCGAGGCGTATGATCCCCGAGCCGACTGCTGGATAACTGTGGCCACTGAGCGGATTTGGCGCTCTCACCACGGTGCTGCTGTCCTCAACAACTCTGTGTACTTAGTCGGTGGCTGCAGTCATGACCTTTACTTGAATACAGTGGCAAAGTTTGACATCGCCACCTGCACATGGCACCAGGTGGCCCGCATGAACTGCTGGCGCTGCTACGTCAGTGTCACTGTGCACAATGGGTGCATTTATGCCATGGGGGGCTACAATGGACATGTTTACCATAACACAGTTGAGCGCTACAAGCCTGACACTGATCAGTGGACCATGATGGCACCCATGCATGCGAGAAGGTGTGGGGCAAGTTCCACAACTCTAAATGACAAG GTCTATATTTGTGGTGGCTTCAACGGGCAGCGCAGCATCTCCACGGCTGAGTCCTATAACCCGAACAGCAACCAGTGGACCATGATCGCCCCTATGAGGTTCTGCCGAAGTGGCCTGGGGGTCGCTGCCTACAGAGGCCATATCTATGCA GTTGGTGGCATGAATAATAGGACCTTCCCCCTGGCCAGTGCTGAGGTCTACAACCCCCTGACCAACATCTGGAGCACCGTAGCATCCATGTACAGCCCCCGCAGCTACTTTGGCATTGAGGTGGTGGACAACCAGTTGTTTGTGGTTGGCGGATATGATGGTGCTACCACTGTGTCAACTGTGGAGTACTTTGATGCAGAGGCTGGTATGTGGTTCATTACTgttgacattaaaatgtctcGCAGTGGTCTGAGCTGCTGCGTGCTCCATGGACTCTACAGCATGGCGGGGAGCTTGTTCCAGCGCGGCACCCTGTCACTCTCCAACATGGAGGGAGCTGCCTGA